A single Camelus bactrianus isolate YW-2024 breed Bactrian camel chromosome 1, ASM4877302v1, whole genome shotgun sequence DNA region contains:
- the SUCNR1 gene encoding succinate receptor 1 — protein MICKLDCTKYGQQHSTGSEAASSCWQRISFKGSGPSDRMAWNATCKNWEAAETALHKYYLPIFYGIEFIVGVFGNTAVVFGYLSCLKNWTSSNIYLFNLSISDLAFLCTLPMLMRYYALGKWTYGYVLCISNRYMLHANLYTSILFLTFISIDRYLLMKYPFREHLLQRKESAVILSLAIWGLVTLELMPMLPLLNPDTAENGTNCIDYASSGDPKYSLIYGMCLTFLGFLIPLFVMCFFYFKIALFLKQRSRQLATALPLEKPLNLVIMAVVIFSVLFTPYHVMRNLRIASYQGIWTQSPCTQVIINSLYIMTRPLAFLNSVINPVFYFLMGDHFREMLMNKLRHHFRFLTFFRRWAHGLTFLFREK, from the exons ATGATATGCAAATTAGACTGCACTAAGTATGGCCAGCAGCACAGCACTGGGTCAGAAGCTGCATCAAGTTGCTGGCAAAGAATTTCTTTCAAGGGATCGGGGCCTTCCGACAGAATG gCATGGAATGCAACTTGCAAAAACTGGGAGGCAGCAGAGACTGCCCTGCACAAGTACTACCTTCCCATTTTTTATGGGATTGAGTTCATAGTGGGAGTCTTTGGGAATACTGCTGTTGTTTTTGGCTACCTCTCCTGTCTGAAGAACTGGACCAGCAGTAACATCTATCTCTTTAACCTCTCAATCTCTGACTTGGCTTTCTTGTGTACCCTTCCCATGCTGATGAGATATTATGCCCTCGGAAAATGGACATATGGGTACGTGCTGTGCATAAGCAACCGATACATGCTTCATGCCAACCTCTACACCAGCATTCTTTTCCTCACTTTTATCAGCATTGATCGATACCTGCTCATGAAGTATCCTTTCCGGGAACACCTCCTGCAAAGGAAAGAGTCTGCAGTTATACTCTCTTTGGCCATTTGGGGTTTGGTAACCTTAGAGCTCATGCCCATGCTTCCTCTTTTAAATCCTGATACAGCTGAGAATGGCACCAACTGTATTGATTATGCAAGTTCCGGGGACCCCAAGTACAGCCTCATTTATGGCATGTGTCTAACCTTCTTAGGGTTTCTCATTCCTCTGTTTGTGATGTGCTTCTTTTATTTCAAGATTGCTCTTTTCCTAAAGCAGAGGAGCAGGCAGCTTGCTACTGCTTTGCCCCTTGAAAAGCCTCTCAACTTAGTCATCATGGCAGTTGTGATCTTCTCCGTGCTTTTTACTCCCTACCACGTCATGCGGAACCTGAGGATCGCTTCATACCAGGGGATCTGGACGCAGTCCCCGTGCACTCAGGTCATCATCAACTCCTTGTACATCATGACTCGGCCTTTGGCCTTCCTGAACAGTGTCATCAACCCTGTCTTCTATTTCCTCATGGGAGATCACTTCAGGGAGATGTTGATGAACAAACTGAGGCACCACTTCAGGTTCCTTACTTTCTTTAGAAGATGGGCTCACGGACTAACGTTTTTGTTCAGGGAAAAGTGA